One window of Longimicrobiales bacterium genomic DNA carries:
- a CDS encoding NAD-dependent protein deacetylase, with protein MDHTKAHVGRSADAVEPLVPLLRDRRIVVLAGAGMSTESGIPDYRGAGAPSRRAPVQYQEFVRSDSARARYWSRSTIGWPRMRDALPNSGHQALARMEEAGHVTGLITQNVDGLHQAAGSRNMVELHGSLALVRCIACSTPVARDDFQQRLLELNADWPPLLFPDMVEIRPDGDAELPEETMEDFRVPACDVCGGIMKPDVVFFGENVAAPVLADAWRVFEQGDVLLVTGSSLAVYSGRRFIDRAMRDGVPIAVVNRGPTRADDVAEVKVDGSLGIVLPALADALANVR; from the coding sequence ATGGATCACACCAAAGCGCACGTCGGCCGCTCCGCCGACGCAGTCGAGCCGCTCGTTCCTCTCCTCCGCGACCGCCGCATCGTCGTCCTCGCCGGCGCCGGCATGAGCACCGAGTCCGGTATCCCCGACTACCGCGGCGCCGGTGCGCCGAGCCGGCGCGCTCCCGTGCAGTACCAGGAGTTCGTGCGCAGCGATTCGGCACGCGCACGCTACTGGTCGCGCAGCACGATCGGCTGGCCGCGCATGCGCGATGCGCTGCCGAACAGCGGACACCAGGCGCTCGCCCGGATGGAGGAGGCAGGCCACGTCACCGGACTCATCACGCAGAACGTCGACGGGCTGCACCAGGCCGCCGGCAGTCGCAACATGGTCGAGCTGCACGGCTCGCTCGCACTCGTTCGCTGCATCGCCTGCAGCACGCCCGTGGCACGCGACGACTTCCAGCAGCGCCTGCTCGAGCTCAATGCCGACTGGCCACCGCTGCTGTTTCCCGACATGGTCGAGATCCGCCCCGATGGCGACGCGGAGCTGCCCGAGGAAACGATGGAGGACTTCCGCGTGCCGGCATGCGACGTGTGCGGCGGGATCATGAAGCCAGACGTCGTATTCTTCGGTGAGAACGTGGCGGCACCCGTACTGGCGGACGCGTGGCGCGTGTTCGAGCAGGGCGACGTCCTGCTCGTGACCGGTTCCTCCCTCGCCGTGTACTCCGGCCGGCGCTTTATCGACCGCGCAATGCGCGACGGTGTGCCGATCGCCGTCGTCAACCGCGGACCCACACGCGCAGACGACGTCGCCGAGGTCAAGGTGGACGGCTCACTCGGCATCGTGCTGCCCGCACTGGCGGACGCGCTCGCTAACGTGCGCTGA